In Gemmatimonadota bacterium, the following are encoded in one genomic region:
- the serS gene encoding serine--tRNA ligase: MHDFRVLRDQVDALRSAMRRRGKLDVLAPLIDRGVALDLERRTMIQAVEERKAARNANSQEVARRKKAKEDADALIANGRALGEEIAQLESELARAEQELQSILLELPNLTLDEVPEGDEGHNAIVKSWGEPRAADGCKPHWELAEALGILDLARGAKISGSGFIVLRGTGARLTRALMNLFIDTHTREHGYEEVWVPVVVNRASMTGTGQLPKFEDDMYGIAGEDLFLVPTAEVPVTNLYRDEMLEAGELPRGFVAYTPCFRKEAGAAGKDTRGLLRLHQFDKVEIVRYTTPEQSADEHERLTRHAETLLERLGLPYRRVLLAAGDTGQSSAKTWDLEAWAPGVGKWLEVSSCSTFTDYQARRANIRYRPAPGDKPRFVHTLNGSGLAFPRIIACLLEHYQQPDGSVTVPEVLRPYLGTDVIR; this comes from the coding sequence ATGCATGATTTCCGGGTGCTCCGCGACCAGGTCGACGCCTTGCGGAGCGCGATGCGCCGCCGCGGCAAGCTCGACGTCCTGGCCCCGTTGATCGATCGTGGCGTCGCGCTCGACCTCGAGCGACGCACCATGATCCAGGCGGTCGAGGAGCGAAAGGCGGCGCGCAACGCCAATTCGCAGGAAGTCGCCCGCCGCAAGAAGGCGAAGGAGGACGCCGACGCGCTCATCGCCAACGGGCGTGCGTTAGGCGAGGAAATCGCCCAACTCGAAAGCGAGCTGGCGCGCGCCGAGCAGGAGCTGCAGTCGATCCTGCTCGAGCTGCCGAACCTCACGCTCGACGAGGTCCCCGAGGGAGACGAGGGGCACAACGCGATCGTGAAGTCGTGGGGGGAACCGCGCGCTGCCGACGGGTGCAAGCCGCACTGGGAGCTGGCCGAGGCGCTGGGCATCCTCGACCTGGCCCGCGGGGCCAAGATCTCGGGGTCGGGCTTCATCGTCCTGCGTGGAACCGGGGCGCGCCTCACACGGGCGCTCATGAACCTCTTCATCGATACCCACACCCGCGAACACGGGTACGAGGAGGTCTGGGTTCCCGTCGTCGTCAATCGCGCCTCGATGACGGGCACCGGACAGCTTCCCAAGTTCGAGGACGACATGTACGGCATCGCCGGGGAAGATCTCTTCCTCGTGCCGACCGCCGAGGTGCCGGTCACCAACCTGTATCGCGACGAGATGCTCGAGGCGGGCGAACTGCCGCGCGGCTTCGTCGCCTACACGCCCTGCTTCCGCAAGGAGGCCGGCGCGGCCGGCAAGGACACCCGCGGCCTGTTGCGGCTGCACCAGTTCGACAAGGTCGAGATCGTGCGCTACACCACGCCCGAGCAGTCGGCCGACGAACACGAGCGCCTCACGCGCCACGCCGAGACGCTGCTCGAGCGCCTGGGGCTCCCGTATCGCCGCGTGCTCCTTGCGGCTGGCGACACGGGGCAGAGCAGCGCGAAGACCTGGGATCTCGAAGCTTGGGCCCCCGGCGTCGGCAAGTGGCTCGAAGTCTCGTCGTGCTCGACGTTCACCGACTATCAGGCGCGCCGCGCGAATATTCGCTACCGCCCGGCCCCGGGTGACAAGCCGCGCTTCGTGCACACCCTCAACGGGTCGGGGCTCGCCTTCCCACGCATCATCGCCTGCCTGCTGGAGCACTACCAGCAGCCCGATGGCTCCGTCACCGTACCGGAGGTCCTCCGTCCGTACCTCGGGACGGACGTGATTCGTTAG
- a CDS encoding HAMP domain-containing histidine kinase: MRRRATVVVGVVVALLLGSYVLFSQRVVSRLRAEAGREGQMYAQVYRALTDTGSNPIGALFDLSEHIRRSGVPVIVTDPAGRPTAAANLPFLGADSAFKPDDPRLTEWIGKLDEENEPVSEPNVGTVHFGHTPLVKELRVVPILQAGMLGIVLLAALYIFRTRAHADRERVWAGMARESAHQLGTPLSSLSGWIELLREREADQLTTRALEHMQGDLERLERVAHRFERIGRPPNREAVDVGKIVQRVSDYFRARVPSLAHAVTIETYIHEGPLIAQGDPVLVEWVLEALIKNSIDALAGNGGRVRIGVKRTPEAIQLMVADDGPGIPRELRKRIFEPGFSTKQHGWGLGLALTRRIVEESHGGTLTLLPTERGAVFQIILPA, from the coding sequence ATGCGGCGCCGCGCCACGGTCGTCGTCGGCGTGGTCGTGGCGCTCCTCCTGGGGTCGTACGTCCTCTTCTCCCAACGCGTCGTCTCCCGCCTGCGCGCGGAGGCCGGGCGCGAAGGGCAGATGTACGCGCAGGTCTATCGCGCGCTCACCGACACGGGGAGCAATCCGATCGGCGCGCTCTTCGACCTCTCGGAGCACATCCGGCGTTCCGGCGTGCCCGTCATCGTCACCGATCCGGCCGGCCGCCCAACCGCCGCCGCCAACCTCCCGTTCCTCGGCGCCGACTCGGCGTTCAAGCCTGACGATCCGCGACTCACGGAGTGGATCGGCAAGCTCGACGAAGAGAACGAGCCGGTGAGCGAGCCCAACGTCGGTACGGTGCACTTCGGGCACACGCCACTGGTGAAGGAGCTCCGCGTCGTGCCGATCCTGCAGGCGGGGATGCTCGGCATCGTCCTGCTCGCGGCGTTGTACATCTTCCGCACGCGGGCGCACGCCGACCGCGAGCGGGTGTGGGCCGGGATGGCGCGCGAATCGGCGCATCAGTTGGGGACGCCGCTATCGTCGCTGAGCGGATGGATCGAGCTCCTGCGGGAGCGCGAGGCCGATCAACTCACCACGCGCGCGCTCGAACACATGCAGGGCGATCTCGAACGGCTCGAACGGGTGGCGCATCGCTTCGAGCGCATCGGCCGCCCGCCGAATCGTGAGGCCGTCGACGTGGGGAAGATCGTTCAGCGCGTCTCCGACTACTTCCGCGCCCGCGTCCCCTCGCTCGCCCACGCGGTGACCATCGAGACGTACATCCACGAGGGACCCCTCATCGCGCAGGGCGACCCGGTCCTCGTCGAGTGGGTGCTCGAAGCGCTGATCAAGAACTCCATCGATGCGCTGGCCGGCAACGGTGGACGCGTGCGCATCGGCGTGAAACGCACGCCGGAGGCGATCCAACTCATGGTCGCCGACGATGGCCCGGGCATCCCGCGTGAGCTGCGCAAGCGCATCTTCGAGCCCGGCTTCTCCACCAAGCAGCACGGCTGGGGGCTGGGGTTGGCGCTCACGCGCCGCATCGTGGAGGAATCGCACGGCGGGACGCTGACGTTGCTGCCGACCGAACGGGGGGCGGTCTTCCAGATTATCTTGCCCGCATGA
- a CDS encoding UvrD-helicase domain-containing protein produces MTSSLVPTDKMIAGLNPAQREAVLTVEGPVLVLAGAGSGKTRVLTTRIAHLIEHHGVDPRQILAVTFTNKAAGEMRERIARLLGTAPAGMWVGTFHAIGARLVRAQAHLVGRTPAFTIYDEDDSVAVVKRVMERLKLNTKERTPQSVLASISDAKNALVSPDEYARLAMDAHSKVVADVYRNLEPAMRQANAVSFDDLLTLPVQVLEQQPALLEQYRKRFTYILVDEYQDTNRAQYRFIALLGGAHGNVAVVGDDDQSIYGWRGADIRNILDFEQDFPKAHVVRLEDNYRSTPQILALANAAISANTERRGKTLRSTRPAGDPVSVVAALDERDETDFVIEEIQGSRFSARGRPLKDFAILYRTNAQSRAMEEGLRRHGIPYRLIGSVRFYDRREIRDLMSYLKLVANPNDDEAFRRAIAVPRRGVGDTSVETLAERAYQGRCSLLAAATDPEMVGTMRPAARTALADFAKLILRLRELAKESPVDEVLRELVEAIRYADYLKAEGPDAPERMENVRELLTSAAETVIDDGGEVGLTPLDHFLQRATLVAGVDALDPNADAVVLMTLHNAKGLEFPVVFITGLEEGLFPLARSREEPALLEEERRLFYVGITRAEEVLFITHARSRRRNGEMMNSIPSSFVRDLPKELLKSRATVRLRGSGRFGDVDGNYGGAKFGDSGSRFGESGRRFGETGPRDDWFGDRPTPSERRPGTPVSRPTPRDVPVEEESQDAPLFAPGVRVKHAKFGDGTIAELSGTGRDAKVTIDFDDESVGRKRLVVAYAGLERGVE; encoded by the coding sequence ATGACGTCGTCGCTCGTCCCAACGGACAAGATGATCGCGGGATTGAATCCCGCCCAGCGCGAAGCGGTGCTCACGGTCGAGGGACCTGTCCTCGTCCTGGCGGGCGCCGGTTCCGGCAAGACCCGCGTCCTCACGACGCGCATCGCCCACCTGATCGAGCATCACGGCGTCGACCCGCGCCAGATTCTCGCCGTCACCTTCACCAACAAGGCCGCCGGGGAGATGCGCGAGCGGATCGCGCGACTCCTCGGTACCGCACCCGCCGGCATGTGGGTCGGGACCTTCCATGCGATCGGCGCGAGGCTCGTGCGAGCGCAGGCGCACCTGGTGGGACGCACCCCGGCCTTCACGATCTACGACGAGGACGACTCGGTCGCGGTCGTGAAGCGCGTGATGGAGCGGCTCAAGCTCAACACCAAGGAGCGCACGCCGCAGTCGGTCCTCGCCTCCATCTCCGACGCCAAGAATGCGCTTGTCTCGCCTGACGAGTACGCGCGCCTGGCGATGGATGCGCACAGCAAGGTCGTCGCCGACGTCTATCGCAATCTCGAGCCGGCCATGCGCCAGGCCAACGCGGTCTCGTTCGACGACCTGCTCACCCTTCCCGTGCAGGTCCTCGAACAGCAGCCGGCACTGCTCGAGCAGTATCGCAAGCGCTTCACCTACATCCTGGTGGACGAATACCAGGACACCAACCGCGCCCAGTATCGCTTCATCGCGTTGTTAGGCGGCGCGCACGGCAACGTGGCCGTGGTGGGCGACGACGACCAGTCCATCTATGGCTGGCGCGGCGCCGACATCCGCAACATCCTCGATTTCGAGCAGGACTTCCCCAAGGCGCACGTCGTGCGCCTCGAGGACAACTACCGCTCCACGCCGCAGATCCTCGCCCTCGCCAACGCCGCGATCTCGGCCAACACCGAGCGGCGCGGCAAGACGCTGCGCTCGACGCGCCCGGCGGGCGATCCCGTGTCGGTCGTGGCCGCGCTCGACGAGCGCGACGAGACGGACTTCGTGATCGAGGAGATTCAGGGGAGTCGCTTCAGCGCCCGCGGGCGCCCGCTCAAGGACTTCGCGATCCTCTATCGCACCAACGCCCAGAGCCGCGCGATGGAAGAGGGGTTGCGCCGCCACGGGATTCCGTATCGTCTCATCGGGTCGGTGCGCTTCTACGACCGGCGCGAGATCCGCGACCTGATGTCGTACCTCAAGCTCGTCGCCAATCCCAACGACGACGAGGCCTTCCGTCGCGCCATCGCCGTCCCTCGGCGCGGCGTCGGGGACACCTCGGTGGAAACGCTCGCCGAGAGGGCGTACCAGGGGCGCTGCTCACTCCTGGCTGCTGCCACCGATCCCGAGATGGTGGGGACGATGCGCCCGGCCGCGCGTACCGCGCTCGCCGACTTCGCCAAGCTGATCCTGCGCCTGCGCGAACTCGCGAAGGAATCGCCCGTCGATGAGGTGCTGCGCGAGCTGGTCGAGGCGATTCGTTATGCCGACTATCTCAAGGCCGAAGGCCCCGACGCCCCCGAGCGCATGGAGAACGTGCGCGAACTCCTCACGTCGGCCGCGGAGACGGTGATCGACGACGGTGGCGAGGTGGGGCTCACGCCGCTCGATCACTTCCTGCAACGCGCCACGCTCGTGGCCGGTGTCGACGCCCTCGATCCCAACGCCGATGCCGTCGTCCTCATGACGCTGCATAACGCGAAGGGGCTGGAGTTCCCGGTCGTCTTCATCACCGGCCTGGAGGAAGGGCTCTTCCCGCTCGCCCGGTCGCGCGAGGAGCCGGCGCTGCTCGAGGAGGAGCGTCGCCTCTTCTATGTGGGGATCACGCGCGCCGAGGAGGTCCTGTTCATCACGCACGCACGCAGTCGGCGGCGCAACGGGGAGATGATGAACTCCATCCCCTCGAGCTTCGTGCGCGACCTCCCCAAGGAGCTGCTGAAGTCGCGGGCCACCGTACGACTGCGCGGCAGCGGGCGGTTTGGGGATGTGGACGGCAACTACGGCGGCGCGAAGTTCGGCGACAGCGGCTCGCGCTTCGGCGAGTCGGGTCGCCGCTTTGGCGAGACCGGGCCGCGCGACGACTGGTTCGGTGATCGCCCGACGCCCTCCGAGCGGCGCCCCGGAACGCCGGTGTCGCGCCCGACGCCGCGCGACGTGCCGGTGGAGGAGGAGTCGCAGGACGCGCCGCTGTTTGCCCCCGGCGTCCGGGTGAAGCACGCCAAGTTCGGTGACGGAACCATTGCCGAGCTGTCGGGCACGGGACGGGATGCCAAGGTCACGATCGACTTCGATGACGAATCCGTCGGGCGCAAGCGCCTGGTGGTGGCGTACGCAGGACTCGAACGGGGGGTGGAGTAG
- a CDS encoding aspartyl/glutamyl-tRNA amidotransferase subunit C, giving the protein MSVTNDDVRHIAALARLGLEPDRVALLATELNGILAHMDVLAGVDTSAIDLHARGEGEGMPLRPDEGPSVPLTRPREAFAPEMREGFFLVPRLATHEDAAEES; this is encoded by the coding sequence ATGTCGGTCACCAACGATGACGTGCGGCACATCGCCGCCCTCGCGCGGCTGGGGCTCGAGCCCGATCGTGTCGCCCTCCTCGCGACGGAACTGAACGGCATCCTCGCGCACATGGACGTCCTGGCGGGCGTCGACACGTCGGCCATCGACCTGCACGCGCGGGGGGAAGGGGAGGGGATGCCGCTGCGCCCGGACGAGGGGCCCTCCGTCCCGCTGACGCGTCCGCGCGAGGCCTTCGCTCCCGAGATGCGCGAGGGCTTCTTCCTCGTCCCCCGCCTCGCGACGCACGAGGACGCGGCGGAGGAGTCATGA
- the gatA gene encoding Asp-tRNA(Asn)/Glu-tRNA(Gln) amidotransferase subunit GatA: MSGDLLRLAASILRDRVAAGDASALAATDASFARAGEVNAGRDGLNIVLWHDREWSRAAAESIDACVTSGVPVGSLAGVPVALKDNLATEHLPTTCGSRILEGYVSPYESTAARRLRQAGAVIVAKTNMDEFAMGSSTEHSACGPTRNPIAPDRVPGGSSGGSAAAVAAGLVPVALGSETGGSVRQPAAFCGITGIKPTYGRVSRFGLVAFASSLDHVGVFGRTVDDAALGLQAIAGVDVNDATSVDLPVPDYRASAGHSMRGLVIGRPAEYFPESLDPRVRAVCDRAVEALREAGAEVRDVSLPHTALAIPAYYIIAPAEASSNLARFDGARYGLRLTGDGLRGMYEATRSRGFGAEVTRRILLGTYVLSAGYYDAYYRKAMEVRRLIAGDFTAVFASGVHALLTPTTPTPAFPIGAVSDPYEMYMSDIFTVTANLAGVPAMSVPAGFVDGLPVGAQLMAPHFGEATMLGVAYAIERALGVGGVR, encoded by the coding sequence ATGAGCGGCGACCTGTTGCGCCTGGCGGCCTCCATCTTGCGCGACCGGGTCGCCGCCGGCGACGCGTCGGCGCTGGCCGCCACCGATGCGTCGTTCGCCCGCGCCGGCGAGGTGAACGCCGGGCGCGACGGGCTCAACATCGTGCTCTGGCACGATCGCGAGTGGTCGCGCGCCGCCGCCGAGTCGATCGACGCATGCGTCACGAGCGGCGTGCCGGTCGGCTCGCTGGCCGGCGTCCCCGTCGCGCTCAAGGACAACCTCGCGACCGAGCATCTCCCGACCACCTGCGGCTCGCGCATCCTCGAGGGGTACGTCTCGCCGTACGAGTCGACCGCGGCCCGTCGCCTGCGCCAGGCCGGAGCGGTGATCGTGGCCAAGACCAACATGGATGAATTCGCCATGGGGTCGTCCACCGAGCACTCGGCCTGTGGCCCCACGCGCAATCCGATTGCCCCTGACCGCGTCCCCGGCGGCTCGTCCGGCGGCTCGGCGGCCGCGGTGGCGGCCGGGCTCGTCCCCGTCGCGTTAGGCTCGGAAACCGGCGGCTCGGTGCGGCAGCCCGCCGCCTTCTGCGGCATCACCGGCATCAAGCCGACCTACGGACGCGTGAGCCGCTTCGGGCTCGTCGCCTTCGCCAGCTCGCTCGACCACGTCGGCGTCTTCGGTCGCACGGTGGACGATGCCGCGCTCGGACTGCAGGCGATTGCCGGAGTGGACGTCAACGACGCGACCAGCGTCGACCTTCCCGTACCGGACTATCGCGCCAGCGCCGGCCACTCGATGCGTGGCCTGGTCATCGGGCGTCCGGCGGAGTACTTCCCCGAGTCGCTCGACCCGCGGGTGCGGGCGGTGTGCGATCGCGCGGTCGAGGCGTTGCGCGAGGCCGGGGCCGAGGTGCGCGATGTCTCGCTCCCCCATACCGCGCTCGCCATTCCGGCGTACTACATCATCGCCCCTGCCGAGGCGTCGTCCAACCTGGCCCGCTTCGACGGGGCGCGCTATGGATTGCGCCTGACGGGAGACGGCCTGCGCGGGATGTACGAGGCCACCCGATCGCGCGGCTTCGGCGCCGAGGTCACGCGCCGCATCCTGCTGGGGACATACGTGCTCTCGGCCGGGTACTACGACGCCTACTATCGCAAGGCGATGGAGGTCCGGCGGCTCATCGCCGGCGACTTTACCGCCGTCTTCGCCAGCGGCGTCCACGCGCTCCTCACGCCAACCACGCCCACGCCGGCATTCCCGATTGGGGCCGTGAGCGACCCGTACGAGATGTACATGAGCGACATCTTCACCGTCACCGCGAACCTCGCCGGCGTCCCCGCGATGTCGGTGCCCGCAGGCTTCGTCGATGGGCTCCCGGTCGGCGCACAACTCATGGCACCGCATTTCGGCGAAGCGACCATGCTCGGCGTCGCCTATGCCATCGAGCGCGCCCTTGGCGTGGGTGGGGTCCGATGA
- a CDS encoding zinc dependent phospholipase C family protein, with protein MHARRLAPILMCLGALALVVLFPTTAHAWTPGTHVYLGEALLRALHLLPAPIAELLRAFPYDFLYGSIAADTSIAKKYAAAGRHCHSWMVGFEILDRARDEPLRAFSLGYLAHLAADVVAHNYFVPRQLAVTSSTAALGHSYWENRFETHLGERFARRARELILLDHTRSDGHLDRILSPTIFSTPTNRRIFRGMVRVTDMESWQRIFQLASEHSRWDLPNDQVGAYLTRSFDYVVDLLNRMDAAEPYAFDPSGDLRLRLAKRVRRESLRLGGEDRLIEDADRHFGMPASSLRHAARLATPLFPEPLPDVLGAPAGSPASPSPATSPTLPPAAG; from the coding sequence ATGCACGCCCGCCGGCTCGCCCCAATTCTCATGTGCCTCGGGGCGCTCGCGCTGGTCGTCCTCTTCCCGACCACCGCCCACGCCTGGACGCCGGGCACGCACGTCTACCTTGGCGAGGCGCTGCTGCGGGCGCTGCACCTCCTCCCTGCCCCCATCGCCGAGCTGCTGCGCGCCTTTCCGTACGACTTCCTCTACGGATCGATCGCCGCCGACACGAGCATCGCCAAGAAGTACGCGGCGGCGGGCCGGCACTGCCACTCCTGGATGGTGGGCTTCGAGATCCTCGACCGGGCGCGCGACGAGCCCCTGCGAGCGTTTTCGCTGGGCTATCTCGCGCACCTCGCGGCCGACGTGGTGGCGCACAACTACTTCGTCCCGCGCCAGCTCGCGGTCACGTCGAGCACCGCCGCGCTGGGGCACAGTTACTGGGAGAACCGTTTCGAGACGCACCTCGGGGAACGCTTTGCGCGCCGGGCGCGCGAGCTCATCCTGCTCGACCACACGCGCAGTGACGGGCACCTCGATCGCATCCTGAGCCCGACCATCTTCAGCACGCCGACCAATCGGCGGATCTTTCGCGGCATGGTGCGCGTCACCGACATGGAGTCGTGGCAACGCATCTTTCAGCTGGCGAGCGAGCACTCGCGCTGGGACCTCCCCAACGACCAGGTCGGGGCGTATCTCACGCGCTCGTTCGACTACGTGGTCGACCTGCTGAACCGCATGGACGCGGCCGAGCCCTACGCCTTCGACCCATCGGGTGACCTGCGGTTGCGGCTGGCGAAGCGGGTGCGTCGCGAGTCGCTGCGCCTCGGCGGCGAGGACCGCCTGATCGAGGACGCGGACCGGCACTTCGGCATGCCCGCGTCGTCGTTGCGTCACGCCGCGCGGCTTGCGACCCCGCTCTTCCCCGAGCCGCTTCCCGACGTACTGGGGGCGCCGGCAGGATCGCCGGCCTCGCCATCGCCCGCTACGTCGCCAACTTTGCCGCCAGCAGCTGGTTGA
- the murA gene encoding UDP-N-acetylglucosamine 1-carboxyvinyltransferase, whose translation MSSVQYIVEGGHRLSGSIEPSGNKNAALPIIAAALLTEHEVTLENVPRIRDTETLVQLLQAVGANAEWRGRNTLVIEAKEIRTDELDPDLCAKIRASILLAGPLLARCGHVVLPPPGGDVIGRRRVDTHFLAFEQMGATVSATDRFEFRAAKLRGADVFLDEPSVTATENALMAAVYAEGTTVLRNAASEPHVQDLANFLVAMGARVEGIGTNTMTVHGPATLHGATHRIGPDHIEVGSFIGLAAVTRSTLRVTRAGVEHLRSTRMGFERLGIHCEVEGDDLIIPAEQSRVIKSDLGGHVPKLEDQPWPAFPADVMSIAIVTATQCEGLVLMFEKMFESRMFFVDKLIAMGARIVLCDPHRALVSGPCKLRAARVESPDIRAGMAMLLAAMCAEGTSTINNASQIERGYERIDERLNALGARITRVPARA comes from the coding sequence ATGTCTTCTGTGCAGTACATCGTGGAGGGCGGTCACCGCCTCTCCGGCAGCATCGAACCATCCGGCAACAAGAACGCCGCCCTCCCGATCATCGCCGCTGCACTCCTTACCGAGCACGAGGTGACGCTCGAGAACGTGCCGCGCATCCGTGACACCGAGACGCTCGTGCAGCTGTTGCAGGCGGTCGGGGCGAACGCGGAGTGGCGGGGGCGGAACACGCTCGTGATCGAGGCCAAGGAGATTCGCACCGACGAACTCGATCCCGACCTCTGCGCCAAGATTCGGGCATCGATCCTGCTCGCCGGGCCGCTCCTCGCCCGTTGTGGGCACGTGGTACTCCCCCCGCCCGGTGGCGACGTGATCGGTCGCCGCCGCGTCGACACGCACTTCCTGGCCTTCGAGCAGATGGGGGCCACCGTCTCGGCGACCGACCGCTTCGAGTTCCGCGCCGCCAAGCTGCGTGGGGCCGACGTCTTCCTGGATGAGCCGAGCGTCACCGCCACTGAGAACGCCCTCATGGCCGCGGTCTACGCCGAGGGGACGACGGTGCTCCGCAACGCGGCGTCGGAACCGCATGTGCAGGACCTCGCCAACTTCCTCGTGGCCATGGGGGCGCGCGTCGAGGGGATCGGGACCAACACGATGACGGTGCACGGCCCGGCCACGCTGCACGGCGCGACCCATCGTATCGGGCCCGATCACATTGAAGTCGGCTCGTTCATCGGGTTGGCAGCGGTCACGCGCTCCACGCTGCGCGTCACGCGCGCCGGCGTCGAACACCTGCGCTCGACGCGCATGGGGTTCGAGCGCCTCGGCATTCACTGCGAGGTGGAAGGGGACGATCTCATCATCCCCGCCGAGCAGTCGCGCGTCATCAAGTCCGACCTCGGCGGCCACGTCCCGAAGCTCGAGGATCAGCCGTGGCCGGCGTTCCCCGCCGACGTGATGTCGATCGCCATCGTCACGGCCACGCAGTGCGAGGGGTTGGTGTTGATGTTCGAGAAGATGTTCGAGTCGCGCATGTTCTTCGTCGACAAGCTCATCGCGATGGGGGCGCGCATCGTCCTGTGTGACCCGCATCGCGCGCTGGTCTCGGGCCCGTGCAAGTTGCGCGCGGCGCGGGTGGAATCGCCGGACATCCGGGCCGGCATGGCGATGCTGCTGGCGGCGATGTGTGCCGAGGGAACCAGCACGATCAACAACGCCTCGCAGATCGAGCGGGGGTACGAACGGATCGACGAACGCCTGAACGCGTTAGGCGCGCGCATCACCCGCGTCCCCGCGCGGGCGTGA
- a CDS encoding polyphenol oxidase family protein — MTVVGHIGPPGAAHGRPDLEPVPGFDALGAIAFTTTRDRGDFALQSREPAADVFGRWLTLLDELAPRATRLAMAHQVHGDTVLQHETGWSGWLRAPSADGHVALTPGTALAVTVADCVPVFIAHPGGAIGIVHSGWRGTLANISGRAVQRLVAAGLRASELSVHCGPSICGDCYEVSPDVYGQLTGRTVPRPTPVDLRALIADDVRAAGVTEISISAWCTRCHNERFYSHRCGDDGRQIGVIVRA; from the coding sequence GTGACCGTCGTCGGGCACATCGGGCCGCCGGGGGCGGCGCATGGGCGCCCCGACCTGGAGCCCGTGCCCGGCTTCGACGCGCTGGGGGCCATCGCCTTCACGACCACGCGCGATCGGGGCGACTTCGCGTTGCAGTCCCGGGAGCCGGCGGCCGATGTCTTCGGTCGGTGGCTGACGCTCCTCGACGAACTGGCCCCTCGGGCGACGCGTCTGGCGATGGCGCACCAGGTGCACGGCGATACCGTGCTCCAGCACGAGACGGGGTGGAGCGGGTGGCTGCGTGCCCCCTCCGCGGATGGTCACGTGGCGCTGACGCCCGGGACGGCGCTGGCGGTGACCGTCGCCGACTGCGTCCCGGTCTTCATCGCCCATCCCGGTGGGGCGATCGGCATCGTCCACTCCGGGTGGCGCGGAACCTTGGCCAACATCAGCGGGCGCGCCGTGCAGCGGCTCGTCGCCGCCGGCCTGCGCGCGAGCGAGCTGTCGGTGCATTGCGGCCCCTCGATCTGTGGTGACTGCTACGAGGTGTCGCCCGATGTGTACGGGCAGTTGACCGGTCGCACGGTGCCGCGTCCCACGCCGGTCGATCTGCGCGCACTCATCGCCGATGATGTCCGGGCCGCCGGGGTCACCGAGATCTCCATCAGCGCCTGGTGTACGCGGTGCCACAACGAACGATTCTATTCGCACCGTTGCGGCGATGACGGCCGTCAGATCGGGGTGATCGTTCGGGCGTGA
- a CDS encoding ribosome maturation factor RimP, with product MLEALEDFVRQEVEALGFDLVEFRRGGTARRPLLDVRIDRRDGTKVTIEDCAHVSRALEPKLDAAGTVGDQYVLEVSSPGVERPLRHAADWRRFTGRRASVSSAAVGGRIEGEIVGLDGTEGAEVAHLRDQRGVDHRVPLADVKEARLVFVWNK from the coding sequence ATGCTAGAAGCGCTGGAAGACTTCGTGCGGCAAGAGGTTGAGGCGCTGGGGTTCGATCTGGTCGAGTTCCGGCGTGGTGGAACGGCGCGTCGCCCGTTGCTCGATGTTCGCATCGATCGACGCGACGGGACCAAGGTGACGATTGAGGACTGCGCTCACGTGTCGCGTGCACTCGAGCCCAAGCTCGACGCCGCTGGGACAGTGGGCGATCAGTACGTGTTGGAAGTGTCGTCACCGGGTGTCGAACGCCCGCTGCGGCATGCCGCGGACTGGCGCCGCTTCACGGGGCGCCGGGCGTCGGTCTCGAGCGCTGCAGTGGGTGGGCGCATCGAGGGAGAGATCGTGGGGTTGGATGGGACCGAGGGGGCCGAAGTCGCGCACCTGCGGGACCAGCGTGGTGTGGACCATCGGGTGCCGCTGGCGGACGTCAAAGAGGCACGACTCGTGTTCGTCTGGAACAAGTAG